From Gossypium raimondii isolate GPD5lz chromosome 11, ASM2569854v1, whole genome shotgun sequence:
TTTagataattgattgaatgataAATGTCTAATCAAACCTGGTTTCTCAGGCATTTAGCACATGTGTATATTTGGGCTTCGACGCAGATCCATCACTGAATGTTGCTGCTCGTATTCGTGGACCCAATGTGAGATTTTTATGTACTTCAATTCTGCATTTTCATTAATCCTTTTAAGGGATTATATACGGCTCTCATATGTTATCATGATGTTTTGTTATGCCTAGTTAATGGTCCTGTTTTTGTTCTATATCATCTTATAAGTATTTGTGACCTATAGCTGCTCATCTATTCTacaattagattttaaaattagatgGCAATACAATCTtgcataattaaatgaaaaccaGCTATCTGATGTCAAGGATGTGGACTAATTCTCACCTTCCCTGAACAAACCCTTCATCTATCCTCTTATTAATGTGCATGCATCTGGTATTTGTGTCTTGTAGCGATTTACTTGATTGAGTATTCTGTTTAATCAGTtgttatttgaagtttttgttTCATATGTTAAAGATGAGAGATTCTAATGTTCGAAGCTCTCTCTGACATCTCCATGCAATTGGGAGggcatttttttttgttgctgGTGGTTCGGTTTTGTACTTGCAGGACCAGTATATAAATCACATTATGAATGAAACAGGAGCAACTGTCATGCTACGTGGATGTGGTTCCGGAAACCTTGAGAGCCTTCAGGGTGAAGGTACTTTTATGCAGTGCAAAATgcaacctttttttcttttactatttctttATAGTTTTAGGTAAACCAAAGGATTTATGCTAATgttacttttaaattattatagtttatctttttttgttgttgatgCAGAAGCACAACCACCACTGCACTTATTCTTGTCAAGTAACAATCCTAAAAGTCTTGATGATGCCAAGCGTTTGGCAGAGAATCTTCTGGACACTATCAGCGTAGAGTTCGGTGCATCCAGGTAATcaggtttttattttgttgaggggtttgATGGTAATTGTATAATCTCATTGTTGTCATTTTGGATTGGTGTAACCTGTTTCTTTCCTTCCATTTTAGGATTTCATCAAGTAAGGTTTATGGTGCAGTTCCACCTCCACAGCAGTTGTTGACTGGAGTTCAATGTTCCACAACAGGACGCAATGTGAATGCTAGTTCAGCTGCTGGTTTGGCATCAATGCCAGTTGCTACTCCAGCTCCACCTGTTGCAGTCCCTGTGGCTACTACTGGCTATTCTCAAGCGATGGCTGTGGGGATGCCTAATTCTGGGCCACCCCAAGCAAATTCAGTTGGTTATCCACAGCCTTTGGTGACCAGAGGGACAAGCTATATTGGATATGGCGGGATATACCCCCAAGCAACACCATTGCAACAGGTAGCATTAGCTCTTAAACAATCATCTCCAATCTCCTCTACTGTTGTACCTGCAACATCTGTAGCAAGTGCAGTTGTTCCTACAACATCAGCTACCAGTACAGTAACCAAATCAAGTGTTAGCTCTACTTTACATTCTGAGAAAGAGCGACGGCCTCCACAAAAGCGGAAGTTCCAGGAGTTACCAGCTGGTTCAAAGGGATCGGCAACAGTCAACCAGGTATCTGTGAATTTTCCTGCTAGTTTCTCTTCAACCGAAGCTGTAAGGtatacaaatttatatattttgagtgtCATAATGGCCAAAGATGAAGTCCAACTCCATTCTGGCATTTTGGTTTTTAACCGTGTACAAGTTCTGGTTCATGGCAGTTTAGTGTATGCATAATATTATCCTAGGCCAAAGAGCATTACGTCTCTCTAATCTCACTGATTTTTGGGTAGGGGGTACGGCTCTGGAATTTGGGTTTGTCGACTAAGAAAAatggtttttatttaatgttgactatCATTCCTCAAAAGGGAATGTTGACTATGAGTAATTTAGGACCATCTTGTGAGGAAGATAGTCCGGCCCATGCTAGAGTGCCTATCTCTACTTGATAAGTGTTAATGCAATTAGGATGATGATACATAAGTTTGAACTGGCTTTGACTCATTTTCGAAGTTAGAGAAACTTTTATCTTAGAGAAAATGGCATTTCAATTaactttatatttcatttaaagtaatatttattattagcCCATGGGTGGAAGCtttttatttagaaaagcaGAAGTATATTTGTGAATGGAGGCATTTCCAAGTAATTGAGTTACAGTGGCCATGTTATGGTCCGTAACTCCATGTGGTAGAAATTGAATCTTGACTACTGCCATAGTTCATATGACGGGGGATGTAAAGGACAATGGTTCCATCTTGCTAATTCTTGAACTTAACTTTTAACTATCTCAATCCCGAATGACCTATGCTTGGTAGTTCCCAAGTCAATCAGGTTTGTCTGCATGTGTGGCCATGCATTTGCAATCCTCTATTCTGCTGACTCATGCTGGTACTTGTGCCCCTTATTTTTATGCATCCACCTCCATCTCCAGTTTCACCCTATTAAATAGGGAAagaaacattatataaaaagggaaaatctTTGCAAGTTAATGTGATTACCTGTCTTACTTTGCATTTATGGTATTGGATTTATGATTATACTTTCTGCTGACTTTCTCTACTTATCTTCCAGGTATTTTCTCTGACCTTCTAAGAAGCTAATAGGCTGATACCAGACCTCTGTTAGGGCCATTGGTTTGTATGTTTCACAGGGTTTTCAGTTTCAGAGGAGCAATTTGATGAGTTTTTTCTGCTTCAAAACCATGATCAAGGACCATTCAAGATTTTTTACCCTTTGATGGGTGTATAGCCTCATATCATGAACTTCGCATTTCTAGTGTCCTGTCTTACATGGCTAGCATTATAGAACGTGCAGCTGAAGTTTCATTTAAAGGCTCTTTGGTGTCAATACGGTGTGCATTTTTTTGTTAAGGATAACTTAGAAGCTGAAATAACTACTGAAAATGCATGAATAGATTTATTAAGTGCATAAGCTGACCATAAATTTTGTGCCACTGCAACTGTTATTTGTTAAAAGTGACACTGTATGATATCtggcattttttttaaaaatttttgcaTCTTGCCACAAGCTACCTTAGTTTTTGAATAAGAAGATTTCAAGGCTTGTTGGCTTATAGGATCCTAGCATCTGTTCGCTGAAGACATCAAGGGTCACATTAACTAACTAAATAATGGCCTTTCACTAATTCCATGTCGTTTTGTCTTCTGACACAGGACCTTTTTAAAGATTCTGTTGTACCCTTGAGAtcttaacatttttctttttccagatGTTTCTCATTAACTATTATATTACTCCTATTGAGAAATTAGGCTTGGATTTTTTCTCTGTAACTCATTTCAGGAATCTGAATCTTTAAATCCAAACAAGCCATTGGGAGATGTAGGTGTGAAAAATGTATCAAATATGCCTGCTCCAAAGAAGCTGATTCATCCTTCATCTAATGGAATGCCGCCACCACCACCCCCAAAATCCTTGCCGCCTCCACCTCCAAAAACCATGCAGACTCCACCAGCTCCGCCTTCAAAAACCATGCTGCCTCCACCGCCTCCACCCAAGTTCACATCCTCCACATCACCTAGGAAATTGCATGACAAGATCAAAGTTACCAGTAAAGCTAAACTTGATGCTGTCCCTGGTAGGATTGATTCCTAAACTGACTATTATAAAGGTTTCTGATTCTGAATTTACTTCCCTGTAATGACCAATACTTCGATATGAAGTGAAATCTAGTCAATGATATAGTGAATTGTGAACTTTATTGTACTTATCTATATTGTTTGGTTTTTTCAGACACCTTGATGCAGTTAATGTCATATGGGGACGAAGATGATGATTCCGAGGAGAGCAGTGATGAATCACTAAATAATAAGAACAGTGCGGATGCAGTTCGAAAACCATTCTGGGCTTTATGACTCTTCATTCTGATGGCTTCTGTCAAGCGGTTATCAAGCCCATGTTTTGCTTTGATTCTTTTGTGATTGCAACATGACAAGTACTTAATTGAGTGCAGACAAGGTGAAGTAACTCCAAATTATCACAGTGAGACTACTTGCATTGCAGCATTTAGAGGATTAAAATCTGATAGAATTTGTGTTGTATATTGGTTGTAATTTGTCACTAGTGTAGACTATTAGTTTCCGTTAGTGTCTTGGTGAGATTGGAAAATCTTTAGATAGTCAAATTCTGTTATGAGGCTGTTAATGGAACATGAAACTTTAACcctgt
This genomic window contains:
- the LOC105802505 gene encoding protein RIK isoform X1, with the translated sequence MTEDGGARVSSDDPTVSNDASQTRQRKKRKWDQPAEAFVSAGIAVPFSNMGTLAGMPLPIVAPVPGTFLSNILAASGAAVTPVFQQHAAPVASQQNQTKIQDELVIAREIVINDAESSIRYKLTKRQTQEEIQRCTGAVVITRGKYHPPNAPADGEKPLYLHISAAAHLKETAERILAVDRAAAMVEELLKHGQSSQAGSSPFVEAVMNGVKAFSTCVYLGFDADPSLNVAARIRGPNDQYINHIMNETGATVMLRGCGSGNLESLQGEEAQPPLHLFLSSNNPKSLDDAKRLAENLLDTISVEFGASRISSSKVYGAVPPPQQLLTGVQCSTTGRNVNASSAAGLASMPVATPAPPVAVPVATTGYSQAMAVGMPNSGPPQANSVGYPQPLVTRGTSYIGYGGIYPQATPLQQVALALKQSSPISSTVVPATSVASAVVPTTSATSTVTKSSVSSTLHSEKERRPPQKRKFQELPAGSKGSATVNQESESLNPNKPLGDVGVKNVSNMPAPKKLIHPSSNGMPPPPPPKSLPPPPPKTMQTPPAPPSKTMLPPPPPPKFTSSTSPRKLHDKIKVTSKAKLDAVPDTLMQLMSYGDEDDDSEESSDESLNNKNSADAVRKPFWAL
- the LOC105802505 gene encoding protein RIK isoform X3, which translates into the protein MTEDGGARVSSDDPTVSNDASQTRQRKKRKWDQPAEAFVSAGIAVPFSNMGTLAGMPLPIVAPVPGTFLSNILAASGAAVTPVFQQHAAPVASQQNQTKIQDELVIAREIVINDAESSIRYKLTKRQTQEEIQRCTGAVVITRGKYHPPNAPADGEKPLYLHISAAAHLKETAERILAVDRAAAMVEELLKHGQSSQAGSSPFVEAVMNGVKAFSTCVYLGFDADPSLNVAARIRGPNDQYINHIMNETGATVMLRGCGSGNLESLQGEEAQPPLHLFLSSNNPKSLDDAKRLAENLLDTISVEFGASRISSSKVYGAVPPPQQLLTGVQCSTTGRNVNASSAAGLASMPVATPAPPVAVPVATTGYSQAMAVGMPNSGPPQANSVGYPQPLVTRGTSYIGYGGIYPQATPLQQVALALKQSSPISSTVVPATSVASAVVPTTSATSTVTKSSVSSTLHSEKERRPPQKRKFQELPAGSKGSATVNQVFSLTF
- the LOC105802505 gene encoding protein RIK isoform X2 yields the protein MDQIFTKIQDELVIAREIVINDAESSIRYKLTKRQTQEEIQRCTGAVVITRGKYHPPNAPADGEKPLYLHISAAAHLKETAERILAVDRAAAMVEELLKHGQSSQAGSSPFVEAVMNGVKAFSTCVYLGFDADPSLNVAARIRGPNDQYINHIMNETGATVMLRGCGSGNLESLQGEEAQPPLHLFLSSNNPKSLDDAKRLAENLLDTISVEFGASRISSSKVYGAVPPPQQLLTGVQCSTTGRNVNASSAAGLASMPVATPAPPVAVPVATTGYSQAMAVGMPNSGPPQANSVGYPQPLVTRGTSYIGYGGIYPQATPLQQVALALKQSSPISSTVVPATSVASAVVPTTSATSTVTKSSVSSTLHSEKERRPPQKRKFQELPAGSKGSATVNQESESLNPNKPLGDVGVKNVSNMPAPKKLIHPSSNGMPPPPPPKSLPPPPPKTMQTPPAPPSKTMLPPPPPPKFTSSTSPRKLHDKIKVTSKAKLDAVPDTLMQLMSYGDEDDDSEESSDESLNNKNSADAVRKPFWAL